A genomic stretch from Echeneis naucrates chromosome 6, fEcheNa1.1, whole genome shotgun sequence includes:
- the LOC115045441 gene encoding C-type lectin domain family 17, member A-like, which yields MTEMAEEINYASVVFKAKKNAQPEANEEEEEIVYDEVKVPNQTSEQSGHTKYGFIPEKSHSFQVVACCLVILCVILTIGIITVCVYHSTVKNLTEENQKLLEQNQNMEINWNNITQDNQKLLEQNQNLEKEKNSLTQQIQKMETEWNKLNVSRAQWSIDAYCPKKDRRGECKACQDGWQQNRNSCYAIVHQYYVNNWKNWTEAQNDCKGKASDLVVVGDDTEKEYVCQKSWYNKGYWIGLRVEDGKWKWIDGSDLKYDFWIKSPEEGHCAVSYCYGGWESVSCSETKRWICEKEALSV from the exons ATGACAGAGATGGCTGAGGAGATTAACTATGCTTCAGTTGTTTTCAAAGCCAAAAAGAACGCCCAACCTGAGG CtaacgaggaggaggaggaaatcgTGTACGATGAAGTGAAGGTGCCAAACCAAACGTCTGAGCAAAGTGGACACACAAAAT ATGGATTCATCCCAGAGAAGAGTCATTCCTTTCAGGTGGTGGCTTGTTGTCTGGTCAtactttgtgtcattttgacCATCGGCATCATAACAGTGTGTGTCTACC ACAGCACAGTCAAAAACCTGACTGAAGAAAACCAGAAGCTGTTGGAACAGAACCAGAACATGGAAATAAACTGGAACAACATCACCCAAGACAACCAGAAGCTGTTGGAACAGAACCAGAatttggaaaaagagaagaacagctTGACCCAACAGATACAGAAGATGGAGACAGAGTGGAATAAACTCAACGTCAGTCGAGCTCAGTGGAGCATTGATGCCTACTGCCCCAAAAAAGATAGAA GAGGAGAGTGTAAAGCTTGTCAGGATGGCTGGCAACAAAACAGGAACAGCTGTTATGCGATTGTTCACCAATATTATGTGAACAACTGGAAAAACTGGACAGAAGCTCAAAATGACTGCAAAGGAAAGGCCTCAgatttggttgttgttggtgatGACACAGAGAAG GAATATGTCTGTCAAAAAAGTTGGTACAACAAAGGATACTGGATTGGTCTGAGAGTTGAAGATGGAAAATGGAAGTGGATCGATGGCAGTGACCTAAAATATGA CTTCTGGATAAAATCTCCTGAAGAAGGTCACTGTGCAGTTTCTTATTGTTACGGTGGATGGGAATCAGTGAGCTGTAGTGAGACAAAACGATGGATCTGTGAAAAGGAAGCTTTATCTGTTTAA
- the LOC115045344 gene encoding C-type lectin domain family 10 member A-like — translation MDRNTQQETVAFNNSSVSLPAGKQRRSSAQSAVIIAVSWLILAVTLALDVYFTSVISENNTKLTEENQKLIKKNQNLEIKRHDLNQQIQKMETEWNKFNISRAQWSIEAYCPKENGGRLCESCQRGWRKRKAGCYAVINPQNINDWRNWTEARDDCRRMISDLVVVGDDTEKQYVSRINVGTKGFWIGLRVEDGKWKWIDGSDLKNSSWIKSPEEGHCAVSYINRGWESVSCSETNRWICEKEALSV, via the exons atggacagaaacacacagcaggagacTGTGGCTTTCAACAATTCAAGTGTTTCTTTACCTGCAG GTAAGCAGCGTCGCTCCTCAGCTCAGTCTGCTGTAATAATAGCAGTGAGTTGGCTGATACTCGCCGTGACTTTGGCCCTTGATGTCTACT TTACCTCTGTCATTTCTGAAAACAACACCAAGCTGACTGAAGAAAACCAgaagctgattaaaaaaaaccagAATTTGGAAATAAAGAGGCACGACTTAAACCAACAGATACAGAAGATGGAGACAGAGTGGAATAAATTCAACATCAGTCGAGCTCAGTGGAGCATTGAGGCGTACTGCCCCAAAGAAAATGGAG GAAGACTGTGTGAATCTTGTCAGAGAGGCTGGAGAAAGCGGAAGGCCGGCTGCTATGCTGTTATTAACCCACAAAACATTAATGATTGGAGAAACTGGACAGAAGCTCGAGATGACTGCAGAAGAATGATTTCAgatttggttgttgttggtgatGACACAGAGAAG CAATACGTCAGTCGAATTAATGTGGGAACTAAAGGATTCTGGATTGGTCTGAGAGTTGAAGATGGAAAATGGAAGTGGATCGATGGCAGTGACCTGAAAAATAG CTCCTGGATAAAATCTCCTGAAGAAGGTCACTGTGCCGTTTCTTATATAAACCGTGGATGGGAATCAGTGAGCTGTAGTGAGACAAATCGATGGATCTGTGAAAAGGAAGCTTTATCTGTTTAA
- the LOC115045343 gene encoding asialoglycoprotein receptor 1-like: MDRNTQQETVAFNNSSVSLPAGKQRRSSAQSAVIIAVSWLILAVTLALDVYFTSVISENNSKLTEENQKLLEQNQNLEINWNNITQENQKLEKKKNSLTQQIQKMETEWNKLNVSRAQWSIDAYCPKKDRRRECKACQDGWQQNRNRCYAIVYQYYVKNWTEAQNDCRGKASDLVVVGDDTEKVYVHQKSWHEGFWIGLRVEDGKWKWIDGSDLKYNFWIKSPEEGHCAVSYYSGWRSVSCSETNQWICEKEALSV, translated from the exons atggacagaaacacacagcaggagacTGTGGCTTTCAACAATTCAAGTGTTTCTTTACCTGCAG GTAAGCAGCGTCGCTCCTCAGCTCAGTCTGCTGTAATAATAGCAGTGAGTTGGCTGATACTCGCCGTGACTTTGGCCCTTGATGTCTACT TTACCTCTGTcatttctgaaaacaacagcaagctgACTGAAGAAAACCAGAAGCTGTTGGAACAGAACCAGAATTTGGAAATAAACTGGAACAACATCACCCAAGAAAAccagaaactggaaaaaaagaagaacagctTGACCCAACAGATACAGAAGATGGAGACAGAGTGGAATAAACTCAACGTCAGTCGAGCTCAGTGGAGCATTGATGCCTACTGCCCCAAAAAAGATAGAA GAAGAGAGTGTAAAGCTTGTCAGGATGGCTGGCAACAAAACAGGAACAGATGTTATGCGATAGTTTACCAATATTATGTGAAAAACTGGACAGAAGCTCAAAATGACTGCAGAGGAAAGGCCTCAgatttggttgttgttggtgatGACACAGAGAAG GTATATGTCCATCAAAAAAGTTGGCACGAAGGATTCTGGATTGGTCTGAGAGTTGAAGATGGAAAATGGAAGTGGATCGATGGCAGTGACCTAAAATATAA CTTCTGGATAAAATCTCCTGAAGAAGGTCACTGTGCCGTTTCTTATTACAGTGGATGGAGATCAGTGAGCTGTAGTGAGACAAATCAATGGATCTGTGAAAAGGAAGCTTTATCTGTTTAA